A single genomic interval of Malania oleifera isolate guangnan ecotype guangnan chromosome 13, ASM2987363v1, whole genome shotgun sequence harbors:
- the LOC131146442 gene encoding GDSL esterase/lipase At1g74460, producing the protein MKLGVTVILTLLVIAVDGCQCKVVQFIFGDSLSDVGNNMYLSRSFAKANLPWYGIDFGNGMPNGRFTNGRTVADIIGDKTGLPRPPAFLDPSLTEDMILENGVNYASGGGGILNETGSYFIQRFCLSKQIELFQGTQVMITNKIGKAAADKFFQQSRYVVALGSNDFINNYLLPVYGDSWSYSDAGFIKYLMQTLQEQLTLLHRLGARQLMVFGLGPMGCIPLQRVLSTSGDCQEKTNKLAIGFNQAASKLLENLSSSLPNASFKFGDAYDVVSNVIKNPYKYGFNNSDAPCCSFGRIRPALTCIPASTLCKDRSQYVFWDEYHPSDSANQMIADEIIKKLGFLSVNPTSAPSPAPDPAIAPSPEG; encoded by the exons ATGAAGTTAGGGGTGACGGTGATACTAACACTGTTGGTGATTGCCGTTGATGGTTGTCAGTGCAAGGTTGTGCAGTTCATCTTTGGGGACTCGCTGTCCGACGTCGGAAACAACATGTACCTCTCGAGGAGTTTTGCTAAGGCAAACCTTCCCTGGTACGGTATCGACTTTGGCAATGGAATGCCCAATGGCAGGTTCACTAATGGTCGCACTGTTGCTGATATAATAG GTGACAAAACGGGTCTCCCGAGGCCACCGGCGTTTCTAGACCCATCTTTAACGGAAGACATGATACTGGAAAATGGAGTAAATTACGCATCTGGAGGTGGTGGGATCTTGAATGAAACTGGGAGTTACTTT ATTCAAAGGTTCTGTCTTAGTAAGCAAATTGAGCTATTTCAAGGAACACAAGTCATGATAACAAACAAAATAGGCAAAGCCGCAGCAGACAAGTTCTTTCAACAGTCTCGATACGTCGTTGCTTTGGGGAGCAATGATTTCATTAACAATTACTTGCTACCAGTGTATGGAGATTCATGGAGTTACTCCGATGCAGGCTTCATCAAATACTTAATGCAGACACTCCAAGAACAACTCACG CTTCTGCATCGTTTAGGGGCACGGCAGCTGATGGTTTTTGGGCTAGGACCCATGGGCTGTATTCCCCTTCAAAGGGTCCTTAGTACATCTGGGGACTGTcaagaaaaaacaaacaaactTGCTATTGGCTTCAATCAAGCTGCAAGCAAGCTCTTGGAAAATTTGTCAAGCAGTCTCCCCAATGCAAGCTTCAAATTTGGAGATGCCTATGACGTTGTCAGCAATGTCATTAAAAATCCGTATAAGTATG GATTCAATAACTCGGATGCTCCGTGCTGCTCATTTGGACGGATACGCCCTGCTCTCACGTGCATTCCAGCATCAACTCTGTGTAAAGATAGAAGCCAATATGTATTTTGGGATGAGTACCATCCATCTGACAGTGCTAACCAGATGATTGCAGATGAGATCATCAAGAAACTTGGATTTTTGAGTGTTAACCCAACAAGTGCTCCTTCCCCCGCCCCTGACCCTGCCATTGCCCCATCTCCAGAGGGTTAA